In Elaeis guineensis isolate ETL-2024a chromosome 1, EG11, whole genome shotgun sequence, a genomic segment contains:
- the LOC105038065 gene encoding LOW QUALITY PROTEIN: auxin response factor 17-like (The sequence of the model RefSeq protein was modified relative to this genomic sequence to represent the inferred CDS: inserted 2 bases in 2 codons), producing MALAAAAKELRLVDPHVWKACAGPAAKIPSIGSRVYYFPQGHAXQSSSTPDFSAASCRRPFILCSVSAVRLLANPDTDEVFAQIDLDPRCLSPPAPPPPADILDGGGGVVSFAKILTPSDANNGGGFSVPRFCADSIFPGLDFKADPPVQTISVRDVHGARWDFRHIYRGTPRRHLLTTGWSKFVNCKKLVAGDSVVFIKNQAGELFVGVRRTGRSCGSLDYLPYSPSAGGGVKLEENLGSGEGFSRNVRGRVPASSVVDAVRLAEMGCPFEVLYYPRSGSPDFVVAVEVVESAMRVYWTAGMRVKMSVDTEDSSRMTWFQGTVSAAAVKDVGPWPGSPWRMLQVTWDEPEVLQNVRSVNPWQVELVSAPPQLCTPYPVMKKLRGPQSQDFSDVGEGSMLFPVTDFKSTSMGNLSPSINYNTFPAGMQGARHDPFYVPTLFNFIPLSGQKMLSDNLHGTKMQQKLNNVSTNLSVGSTLVSDGSSPLSNGSILDCGTDLLKTVASNPTTKTXGETFQLFGKIIQIEQPADVAPDKEYGETTGGVLPHDFFLSYQRKQLLDGLDVQHQRVSALEACSM from the exons ATGGCGTTGGCTGCCGCTGCAAAGGAGCTCCGATTGGTCGATCCCCATGTCTGGAAGGCGTGCGCTGGCCCCGCTGCCAAAATCCCCTCCATCGGTTCGCGCGTGTACTACTTTCCCCAGGGTCATG GACAGTCCTCCTCCACGCCAGACTTCTCCGCCGCCTCCTGCCGCCGCCCCTTCATCCTCTGCTCGGTCTCTGCCGTCCGTCTCCTTGCTAACCCCGACACCGACGAGGTCTTCGCCCAGATCGACCTCGACCCCCGCTGTCTCTCGCCGCCGGCGCCGCCGCCCCCGGCCGACATCCTTGACGGGGGTGGGGGAGTGGTGTCGTTCGCGAAGATCCTGACTCCAAGCGACGCGAACAACGGCGGGGGCTTCTCGGTGCCGAGGTTCTGTGCGGACTCAATTTTTCCAGGGCTGGACTTCAAGGCGGACCCGCCGGTCCAGACCATTTCGGTTCGGGATGTGCACGGGGCCCGGTGGGATTTCCGGCACATCTACCGGGGCACGCCGCGGCGGCACCTGCTGACCACCGGCTGGAGCAAGTTCGTCAACTGCAAAAAGCTCGTCGCCGGGGATTCGGTCGTGTTCATCAAGAACCAGGCCGGCGAGCTCTTCGTCGGTGTACGCCGCACCGGCCGGTCATGTGGCTCGTTGGACTATCTGCCCTATAGCCCCTCGGCCGGAGGGGGCGTTAAACTCGAGGAGAACCTCGGCAGCGGTGAAGGGTTCTCGAGGAATGTGAGGGGCCGGGTTCCGGCCTCATCGGTGGTGGACGCGGTCCGATTGGCGGAGATGGGCTGCCCCTTTGAGGTCCTTTACTACCCGAGGTCTGGGTCGCCGGACTTTGTGGTGGCCGTGGAGGTTGTGGAGTCGGCGATGAGGGTGTATTGGACTGCCGGAATGCGGGTTAAAATGTCGGTGGACACGGAGGATTCGTCCAGGATGACCTGGTTTCAGGGGACGGTGTCGGCGGCCGCGGTCAAGGATGTGGGCCCGTGGCCCGGTTCACCATGGCGTATGCTTCAG GTTACCTGGGATGAACCAGAGGTTTTGCAGAATGTCAGAAGTGTAAATCCCTGGCAGGTGGAGCTTGTTTCTGCCCCTCCTCAGCTATGCACTCCATATCCTGTTATGAAGAAACTAAGGGGGCCACAAAGTCAAGACTTTTCTGATGTTGGAGAGGGCAGCATGCTCTTTCCAGTAACAGATTTTAAGAGTACATCCATGGGGAATCTATCCCCatcaatcaattacaatacatttCCTGCTGGCATGCAGGGAGCCAGGCATGATCCATTCTATGTCCCCACTTTATTCAATTTCATTCCCTTGAGCGGCCAAAAAATGCTCTCTGATAATCTGCATGGCACTAAGATGCAACAGAAGTTAAATAATGTATCCACTAATTTGAGTGTTGGAAGTACATTAGTTTCAGACGGCTCATCCCCACTGAGCAATGGAAGTATCCTGGACTGTGGCACAGATCTTCTCAAAACTGTGGCTTCCAATCCGACTACGAAAA GTGGAGAAACTTTTCAGTTGTTTGGTAAGATTATCCAGATAGAGCAGCCTGCTGATGTTGCTCCAGATAAAGAGTACGGAGAGACCACAGGTGGAGTCCTACCacatgatttttttctctcttaccaACGTAAGCAGTTGCTTGATGGTCTTGATGTGCAACATCAAAGAGTTTCTGCTTTGGAAGCATGTTCTATGTGA